In Acidiphilium acidophilum, one genomic interval encodes:
- a CDS encoding sensor histidine kinase: MTRRHLSTLAWSIGPPGLVLLGLIASGAIGRRDGLACLLIWVVWLAGRALFIARQEPTPPTVPPVTATMLVSDPAHEQPHSSQILLERLPDALFRYTGPVGARRIAWRNPAAQAAYGGEESALLRHPVLRTALAAAETSDGPIRTTLSLAAPMPRDVDVTIIPTAPGDAGPLYLLLTDRTHERGLEQMRADFVANASHELRTPLTSLIGFIETLRGPALGDAEALPRFLKIMAEQAERMQRIIADLLSLSRIEMTEHQPPVDLVEIGAVLRQVAAFMEPILRNGRTTLTLDIPEPLPPVRGDAGQLTQVFGNLIDNAVKYGALKHSDGGGTIRATIATTPSAGHPAPGLLISIADDGPGIAREHLPRLTERFYRADKGRSRAIGGTGLGLAIVKHVVSRHRGRLLIESTERVGTTFHVWLPQGQEPPPRS; this comes from the coding sequence ATGACGCGCCGACACCTCAGCACCCTCGCATGGTCGATCGGACCGCCCGGACTCGTGCTGCTCGGCCTGATCGCCAGCGGCGCGATCGGTCGGCGCGATGGTCTCGCCTGCCTGCTGATCTGGGTCGTCTGGCTGGCGGGACGCGCCCTGTTCATCGCCCGGCAGGAACCCACACCACCGACCGTCCCGCCCGTCACCGCCACCATGCTGGTCTCGGACCCGGCCCACGAACAGCCTCACTCCAGCCAGATCCTGCTCGAACGCCTGCCCGACGCCCTGTTCCGCTACACTGGCCCGGTCGGCGCGCGCCGCATCGCGTGGCGCAACCCGGCAGCCCAGGCGGCCTATGGCGGCGAAGAATCCGCATTGCTGCGCCACCCGGTCCTGCGCACCGCTCTGGCCGCCGCCGAAACCAGCGACGGGCCGATCCGCACGACACTCAGCCTCGCCGCCCCGATGCCGCGCGACGTCGATGTCACCATCATCCCGACCGCGCCCGGCGATGCGGGTCCGCTCTACCTCCTGCTGACCGACCGCACCCACGAGCGGGGTCTCGAACAGATGCGCGCCGATTTCGTGGCCAATGCCAGCCACGAACTCCGCACCCCGCTCACCAGCCTGATCGGCTTCATCGAAACCCTGCGCGGCCCCGCCCTGGGCGATGCCGAAGCCCTGCCGCGATTCCTGAAAATCATGGCCGAGCAGGCCGAACGCATGCAACGCATCATCGCGGATCTGCTCAGCCTGTCCCGCATCGAAATGACCGAGCATCAACCCCCGGTCGATCTGGTCGAAATCGGTGCCGTTCTGCGTCAGGTCGCCGCCTTCATGGAGCCGATCCTGCGCAACGGGCGCACCACCCTCACCCTCGACATCCCCGAACCGCTGCCGCCGGTGCGCGGCGATGCCGGCCAACTCACCCAGGTCTTCGGCAACCTGATCGACAACGCGGTGAAGTACGGCGCCCTCAAGCACAGCGACGGCGGCGGCACGATCCGCGCCACCATCGCCACCACCCCGAGCGCCGGCCACCCCGCCCCCGGTCTGCTGATCAGCATTGCCGATGACGGTCCGGGCATCGCGCGCGAGCATCTGCCGCGTCTGACCGAACGCTTCTACCGCGCCGACAAAGGACGCTCCCGCGCCATCGGCGGCACCGGCCTCGGGCTTGCCATCGTCAAACATGTCGTCTCGCGCCATCGCGGCCGGCTGCTCATCGAAAGCACCGAACGGGTCGGCACCACCTTCCACGTCTGGCTGCCGCAGGGCCAGGAGCCGCCCCCGCGCAGTTGA
- a CDS encoding penicillin-binding protein activator yields the protein MSRHLLTPLRLALATAAATSLLLSGCTEPAPGLPGLPMSGATAEPPSAIPDTGRTSGPVALLLPLSGPFAPIGQSIKQAVQLAFSAPGAPPLDIRDTGGTPQGAAAAASAAIAAGDGLILGPLTKSDTQAVASVAHAANVNVIAFTNDETVAAPGVWPLGITPGQQVSRVVSYAADHGRTRTAAILPDNAFGRLMGASLEAQAQNLGEPSPNIGYFDNSFQSLTHTVRSISAFDSRGASIEAQIRAARDQDDQAGRIRAAKLEREPIPPPPFDALLVGATGEQLAEVGTLLPYYEAGPPQIQLLGPSLWAHDATAMATHDSLRGAVYAAPDPSLGLAFDQKFQSTYGSAPPGIDKIGFDAGAIAVLAAREGGYTMQVLTNPSGFTGTDGVFRLDPDGHVQRGLAVFKVEPGGPQIVSPAPATLPPPTNQEEPAAPPTS from the coding sequence ATGTCACGACACCTATTAACGCCGCTGCGGCTTGCTCTGGCAACCGCCGCCGCCACATCCCTGCTCCTGAGCGGCTGTACCGAGCCGGCACCGGGCCTGCCCGGCCTGCCCATGAGCGGCGCAACCGCTGAGCCGCCCTCCGCCATCCCCGATACCGGTCGAACCTCGGGCCCGGTCGCACTGCTCCTCCCGCTCTCCGGTCCCTTCGCCCCGATCGGCCAATCGATCAAACAGGCCGTGCAACTCGCCTTCAGCGCGCCGGGCGCCCCACCGCTCGACATTCGCGATACCGGCGGCACGCCGCAGGGCGCCGCCGCCGCCGCATCCGCCGCCATCGCCGCCGGCGATGGCCTGATCCTCGGCCCGCTGACCAAAAGCGATACCCAGGCCGTCGCCTCGGTCGCCCACGCCGCGAACGTCAACGTCATCGCCTTCACCAATGATGAAACCGTCGCCGCCCCCGGCGTCTGGCCGCTCGGCATCACCCCCGGCCAGCAGGTCAGCCGCGTGGTCTCCTACGCCGCCGATCACGGCCGCACCCGCACCGCCGCAATCCTCCCCGATAACGCGTTCGGCCGCCTGATGGGCGCCTCGCTCGAAGCCCAGGCGCAAAACCTCGGCGAACCCTCACCCAACATCGGCTATTTCGATAACTCGTTCCAGAGCCTCACCCACACCGTCCGCAGCATCTCCGCGTTCGACAGCCGGGGCGCCAGCATCGAAGCCCAGATCCGCGCCGCCCGCGATCAGGACGATCAGGCCGGCCGGATCAGGGCGGCCAAACTCGAACGCGAGCCGATCCCGCCGCCACCCTTCGATGCGCTGCTGGTCGGCGCCACCGGGGAACAGCTCGCCGAAGTCGGCACCCTGCTGCCTTATTACGAGGCGGGCCCGCCGCAGATCCAGCTGCTCGGCCCGTCCCTCTGGGCCCACGATGCGACGGCGATGGCAACCCATGACAGTCTGCGCGGTGCCGTCTACGCCGCGCCCGACCCCTCGCTCGGCCTCGCCTTCGACCAGAAATTCCAATCCACTTACGGCAGCGCGCCCCCCGGCATCGACAAGATCGGCTTCGATGCCGGTGCCATCGCCGTCCTCGCCGCCCGCGAGGGCGGCTACACCATGCAGGTCCTCACCAACCCGTCCGGCTTCACCGGAACCGATGGGGTCTTCCGCCTCGATCCGGACGGGCACGTCCAACGCGGCCTCGCGGTATTCAAGGTCGAGCCCGGCGGCCCGCAGATCGTCTCGCCCGCACCGGCCACGCTGCCCCCGCCGACCAATCAGGAGGAGCCCGCCGCCCCGCCCACCAGCTGA
- the rsmI gene encoding 16S rRNA (cytidine(1402)-2'-O)-methyltransferase, giving the protein MLVSTPIGNLGDLSPRAVAALRDADIILCEDTRVTATLLSLNGIGTRVQPLHDHNEAGRTDPLVEAMLRGRRYALVSDAGAPLIADPGYRLVRAAIAAGLVVSAVPGPNAAMMALALSGLPPHPFLFMGFLPPRTVARRGVLERIVAAERAGLNATLVFYEAPHRLVASLEDCAAVLGDRAASVGRELTKRFEEVRRGGLSELAETFRAVAPRGEITLVIAPAPVHVASADQLDAALEEALGESSIKDAVAAVSRALDLPRKQVYARALILRGDEE; this is encoded by the coding sequence GTGCTGGTTTCCACCCCGATCGGCAACCTGGGTGATCTTTCGCCGCGCGCGGTGGCCGCATTGCGCGATGCCGATATCATATTGTGCGAGGACACGCGCGTTACAGCTACATTACTCTCGCTCAACGGCATCGGGACGCGGGTGCAGCCGCTGCATGATCATAATGAGGCGGGGCGGACCGATCCGCTGGTCGAGGCGATGCTGCGGGGGCGGCGATATGCGCTGGTGAGCGATGCCGGGGCGCCGTTGATCGCCGATCCCGGGTATCGGCTGGTGCGGGCGGCGATTGCGGCGGGGCTGGTGGTGAGTGCGGTGCCGGGACCCAATGCGGCGATGATGGCGCTGGCCTTGTCGGGGCTGCCGCCGCATCCGTTTTTGTTCATGGGGTTCCTGCCGCCGCGGACGGTGGCGCGGCGCGGGGTTCTGGAGCGGATCGTTGCGGCGGAGCGGGCGGGTTTGAATGCCACGCTGGTGTTTTACGAGGCGCCGCATCGGCTGGTCGCCTCGTTGGAGGATTGCGCTGCGGTGCTGGGCGACCGGGCGGCTTCGGTGGGGCGGGAATTGACCAAGCGGTTCGAGGAGGTCAGGCGCGGCGGACTGAGCGAGCTGGCGGAGACATTCCGGGCGGTGGCTCCGCGCGGCGAGATCACTCTGGTGATCGCGCCGGCACCGGTTCACGTTGCTTCGGCGGATCAATTGGATGCGGCGCTTGAAGAGGCGCTGGGCGAATCGAGCATCAAGGATGCTGTGGCGGCGGTCTCCCGCGCTCTGGACCTGCCGCGCAAGCAGGTTTACGCGCGCGCTCTCATTTTGCGGGGGGATGAAGAGTGA
- the dapE gene encoding succinyl-diaminopimelate desuccinylase, producing the protein MIPHDPLPLAQALIRCPSVTPQDHGAQTLLATTLSSLGFAIEHQQFGPVSNLIARCGTTSPHFAFAGHTDVVPPGEGWHHPPFAAVIDEGQLFGRGAVDMKGAIAAFITAVAARQATAPSHGSISLLITGDEEGPAVDGTTRILDHLAATSALPDLCLVGEPTCRATLGDTVKIGRRGSLTAHITLTGTQGHVAYPHLADNPLHRLLPALKALRTRTLDTGNDWFEPSSLQITTIDVGNPATNVIPGTAQASLNIRFNNEHSGETLTAWIRETLSRFAPRSTCDIRVSGEPFLTEPGPLTTLLTHAVERITGITPSLDTGGGTSDARFIARYCPVAEFGLVGRSMHRTDEAVPIADLRALTEIYGAILDRVFA; encoded by the coding sequence GTGATCCCGCACGATCCGCTCCCCCTCGCTCAGGCGCTGATCCGCTGCCCCTCGGTCACGCCGCAGGACCACGGTGCCCAGACCCTGCTGGCAACCACCCTTTCCTCCCTCGGATTCGCGATCGAACACCAGCAATTCGGCCCGGTCTCAAATCTGATCGCGCGCTGCGGCACCACATCGCCCCATTTCGCTTTCGCAGGCCATACCGATGTCGTCCCTCCCGGCGAAGGATGGCACCACCCCCCCTTCGCCGCCGTCATCGATGAGGGCCAGTTATTCGGCCGGGGCGCGGTCGACATGAAGGGCGCGATCGCCGCCTTCATCACAGCCGTTGCAGCCCGGCAGGCCACCGCCCCCAGCCACGGCTCGATCTCCCTGCTGATCACCGGCGACGAGGAAGGCCCGGCGGTCGATGGCACCACCCGCATTCTCGATCACCTCGCAGCCACGAGCGCCCTGCCCGACCTGTGCCTGGTCGGTGAGCCGACCTGTCGCGCCACGCTCGGCGACACCGTCAAAATCGGCCGCCGCGGCTCCCTGACCGCCCACATCACCCTCACCGGCACCCAGGGCCACGTCGCTTATCCCCATCTGGCCGATAATCCCCTGCATCGTCTGCTCCCGGCCCTCAAAGCGCTTCGCACCCGCACTCTCGACACCGGCAACGACTGGTTCGAACCCTCCAGTCTCCAGATCACCACGATCGATGTCGGCAATCCCGCAACCAACGTCATTCCCGGCACCGCACAGGCAAGCTTGAACATCCGTTTCAACAACGAGCACAGCGGTGAGACCCTCACCGCCTGGATACGCGAAACATTATCCCGCTTCGCCCCCCGCTCCACCTGCGACATCCGCGTTTCAGGCGAACCCTTCCTGACCGAACCGGGGCCACTGACCACCCTGCTCACCCATGCCGTCGAACGGATCACCGGCATCACCCCGTCGCTCGATACCGGCGGCGGCACGTCGGATGCCCGTTTCATCGCCAGGTATTGCCCTGTCGCCGAATTCGGGCTGGTCGGACGCAGCATGCATCGCACCGACGAAGCGGTACCCATCGCCGATCTGCGCGCATTGACCGAAATCTATGGTGCCATCCTCGACAGGGTATTCGCGTGA
- the dapD gene encoding 2,3,4,5-tetrahydropyridine-2,6-dicarboxylate N-succinyltransferase, which produces MNPASLKSAIAELWDRRESLTPASPNADRAAIAAALALLDNGDLRVAAPEDAGWIVHQWLKQAILLSFRVMPNTPMPGPGGAPVYDKVAMKFADWTMDRFAAAKIRAVPGAVVRYAAHIGSGAVLMPCFINVGARVGEDTMIDTWSTVGSCAQIGRNCHISGGVGIGGVLEPLQANPVIIEDDCFIGARSEVAEGVIVERGAVLSMGVFLGASTRIIDRATGEITYGRVPSYSVVVPGSMPGKPLPDGSPGPSLSCAVIVKRVDAQTRSKTAINELLRA; this is translated from the coding sequence ATGAACCCCGCCTCGTTGAAATCCGCCATCGCCGAATTATGGGACCGGCGTGAGAGCCTCACTCCCGCCAGCCCCAATGCCGACCGCGCTGCGATCGCAGCCGCACTCGCACTGCTTGACAACGGCGATCTGCGGGTCGCGGCACCGGAAGACGCAGGCTGGATCGTCCACCAATGGCTGAAACAGGCGATTCTGTTGTCGTTCCGGGTGATGCCCAACACGCCGATGCCGGGTCCCGGCGGTGCTCCCGTATACGACAAGGTCGCGATGAAATTCGCCGACTGGACGATGGATCGCTTCGCCGCCGCAAAAATTCGCGCCGTTCCCGGTGCGGTGGTGCGCTACGCCGCCCATATCGGCAGCGGCGCCGTGCTCATGCCCTGTTTCATCAATGTCGGCGCCCGCGTCGGTGAAGACACCATGATCGACACCTGGTCCACAGTCGGTTCCTGCGCGCAGATCGGCCGAAACTGCCACATCAGCGGCGGCGTCGGCATCGGCGGCGTTCTCGAACCCCTGCAGGCCAATCCGGTCATCATCGAAGATGACTGCTTCATCGGTGCCCGGTCCGAAGTTGCCGAGGGCGTCATCGTCGAGCGCGGCGCCGTCCTTTCCATGGGCGTCTTTCTCGGCGCATCCACCCGCATCATCGACCGTGCGACCGGCGAAATCACCTATGGCCGCGTCCCCTCCTATTCGGTGGTCGTACCCGGCAGCATGCCCGGAAAGCCACTGCCGGACGGTTCACCCGGCCCGTCACTCTCGTGCGCCGTCATCGTCAAGCGGGTCGATGCCCAAACAAGGTCAAAAACCGCGATCAACGAGTTGCTGCGCGCGTGA
- a CDS encoding IS256 family transposase, whose amino-acid sequence MDAKKDTIIEALLEHLIENGAGDIATVFARTFELAMQIERERFLHASHYERNPDRQGYANGYKPKRIDTPAGSITVDVPKTAGHVGEPFYPQSLERGRRSVRAVMVAVAEMYIKGVSTRDVEAVMREFGIESLSSAQVSRASKLLDDELAAWRTRPLAEIRYLILDARYEKMRDNGVVRDAAVLSAIGIGPDERRRVLGVSVALSEAEVHWRAFLESLHQRGLRGVEFIVSDDHAGLHAARRAVFGAAHWQRCQFHLAQNAIHHAPNHAIRKRIGAELRTVWNANSLAAAQIALTTLVNAYRDTAPKLADWLERNIPEGLTVFTLPEPHQRRLRTSNPMERGIQQELKRRTTKIRVFPNEASLERLVSAVLVEIDEKWAADTKGYIKWDYQDA is encoded by the coding sequence ATGGACGCCAAAAAGGATACGATTATCGAGGCACTTTTGGAACATCTGATCGAAAACGGCGCAGGCGATATCGCCACGGTATTTGCCAGGACCTTCGAACTCGCCATGCAGATCGAGCGCGAACGCTTCCTCCACGCCAGTCACTACGAGCGCAACCCCGATCGTCAGGGTTACGCCAATGGCTACAAGCCCAAGCGGATCGATACCCCGGCCGGGTCGATCACCGTCGATGTCCCCAAAACCGCCGGTCACGTGGGCGAACCCTTCTACCCACAGTCCCTCGAACGCGGCCGACGCTCGGTCCGCGCCGTCATGGTCGCCGTCGCCGAAATGTACATCAAAGGCGTCTCCACCCGCGACGTCGAGGCCGTCATGCGCGAATTCGGCATCGAAAGCCTCTCCTCCGCTCAGGTCAGCCGCGCCAGCAAGCTGCTCGATGACGAACTCGCCGCCTGGCGCACCCGACCCCTCGCCGAGATCCGCTACCTCATCCTCGACGCCAGATATGAAAAAATGCGCGATAATGGCGTCGTCCGCGATGCCGCCGTGCTCTCGGCCATCGGCATCGGACCCGATGAACGCCGCCGTGTCCTCGGCGTCTCGGTCGCCCTTTCCGAGGCCGAAGTCCATTGGCGTGCCTTCCTCGAAAGCCTCCATCAGCGTGGCCTGCGAGGCGTCGAATTCATCGTCTCCGATGACCATGCCGGATTGCACGCCGCACGCCGCGCCGTCTTCGGCGCCGCACACTGGCAACGATGCCAGTTCCACCTCGCCCAAAACGCCATCCACCACGCCCCCAACCACGCCATCCGCAAACGCATCGGCGCAGAACTCCGGACCGTCTGGAACGCAAATTCCCTCGCCGCTGCCCAGATCGCTCTCACAACCCTCGTCAATGCCTATCGCGACACCGCACCAAAGCTCGCCGATTGGCTCGAACGAAATATCCCCGAAGGCCTCACCGTCTTCACACTGCCAGAACCCCACCAGCGCCGGCTTCGCACTTCCAACCCCATGGAACGCGGCATCCAGCAGGAACTCAAACGCCGCACCACCAAAATCAGGGTCTTCCCCAACGAAGCCTCCCTCGAACGCCTCGTCAGCGCCGTCCTCGTCGAAATCGATGAAAAATGGGCCGCCGACACCAAGGGCTACATCAAGTGGGACTACCAGGATGCCTGA
- a CDS encoding GGDEF domain-containing protein encodes MADLRRLLDTLHGLPDAVTACSAACALVAAELTDAGILIGRRSSPSDRGGDIILVDYPSGIGMADIGGAETFTAPISRCDEGGGRGGTYLLAWRSCGDRRFGDDDKDLIRLIAPRFSGFIERMSSDAGDNCRHVVDAETGLWSLPRFMEQADRRFDRLDVEDRVGTMFAFGWVRCDGGSSAEASPAVVRASVSCLQEMLRPVDLLGRIGPTRLAAWCDGVDHLIAAERGDRIVNKLDALLTGTGRHAAIGIASRWPRSGDDPVAVLARARGGLEQARLKAASQGRPTVRIWQPPEH; translated from the coding sequence ATGGCGGATCTGCGACGATTGCTCGATACCCTGCATGGTCTCCCCGATGCCGTCACGGCATGTTCCGCCGCCTGTGCGCTGGTTGCGGCGGAACTCACCGATGCGGGGATTCTGATCGGGCGCCGATCGTCGCCGTCCGATCGGGGAGGCGATATTATCCTTGTGGATTATCCTTCGGGGATTGGTATGGCCGATATCGGGGGGGCGGAGACATTCACTGCGCCGATTTCCCGGTGTGACGAGGGAGGGGGGCGCGGCGGCACCTATCTGCTGGCGTGGCGAAGCTGCGGCGATCGTCGGTTCGGGGATGATGACAAGGACCTGATCCGGCTGATCGCACCACGATTTTCCGGATTTATCGAACGTATGTCGTCTGATGCCGGCGATAATTGTCGTCATGTGGTCGATGCCGAAACCGGGTTGTGGTCGCTGCCGAGATTCATGGAACAGGCGGACCGACGATTCGATCGGCTGGATGTCGAGGACCGGGTGGGCACCATGTTTGCGTTCGGCTGGGTCAGATGTGACGGCGGCTCATCCGCCGAGGCATCGCCTGCGGTGGTGCGGGCATCGGTTTCATGTTTGCAGGAAATGCTGCGGCCTGTGGATCTGCTCGGGCGCATCGGGCCGACACGGCTTGCCGCCTGGTGCGACGGCGTCGATCATCTGATTGCGGCGGAGCGGGGGGATCGGATCGTCAATAAGCTGGACGCGTTGTTGACCGGCACCGGACGTCATGCGGCCATCGGCATCGCATCGCGCTGGCCACGGTCGGGCGATGATCCGGTAGCCGTTCTGGCGCGTGCGAGGGGCGGATTGGAGCAGGCCCGGCTCAAGGCCGCATCGCAAGGGCGACCCACCGTTAGGATCTGGCAGCCGCCGGAACATTGA
- the kch gene encoding voltage-gated potassium channel protein has translation MFSRGTESVYPALRSIRLFYNRWYRRLRMDIWFPHVPLALAVGIAGALAILPTVRQYAAEYLHLDLNHLFNALHPISGHVPALILSGVPTVVVGILQILIAVGLLGRSRIAWLSAVGITIAQLALTLHTGAAPIQTSEIIYIVALLVALILARNSFARSSLAAGTLFAVASVLVLMVYGVLGSYLLGAGFTPPITNLPTSFYFVIVTMSTVGYGDILPKSEEARLFVVSLIILGLTVFATALTAVIGPVLQGRINATIGPRRKKMKRVNHFVITGQGALARNTARELRKRGEPVLIVIEDGDTSFGDSETIVGDPTELETLRDAGCEHARAILALSDDDSDNAFVILAARELGTDAKKVAAVSTRKNLERVRRVHPDMILAAPVFGSEVLAMALTEEKIDGDWLLSRFLDVRPATN, from the coding sequence GTGTTCTCGCGCGGGACTGAATCGGTCTATCCCGCACTCCGATCGATCAGGCTCTTTTATAATCGCTGGTATCGTCGCCTGCGGATGGATATCTGGTTCCCGCATGTGCCGCTGGCCCTGGCCGTCGGCATCGCGGGCGCCCTCGCGATATTGCCGACGGTTCGGCAGTACGCCGCCGAATATCTCCACCTCGACCTGAATCACCTGTTCAACGCCCTCCATCCGATTTCGGGACACGTCCCGGCATTGATTCTATCGGGTGTGCCGACGGTGGTGGTCGGCATATTGCAGATCCTGATCGCCGTCGGGTTGCTGGGCCGGTCGCGAATCGCCTGGCTGTCCGCCGTCGGCATCACCATCGCCCAACTCGCGCTGACCCTGCACACCGGGGCCGCGCCGATCCAGACCAGCGAAATCATCTATATCGTCGCCTTGCTGGTCGCCCTGATCCTCGCGCGCAACTCCTTCGCCCGATCCTCGCTCGCCGCCGGCACCCTCTTCGCCGTCGCGTCAGTCCTGGTTTTGATGGTCTATGGCGTGCTCGGCTCCTACCTTCTCGGCGCCGGTTTCACCCCACCGATCACCAACCTTCCGACATCATTTTATTTTGTAATCGTTACAATGTCGACCGTCGGCTACGGCGACATTCTGCCCAAAAGCGAAGAGGCGCGGCTTTTTGTCGTTTCCCTGATCATTCTCGGCCTCACTGTGTTCGCCACCGCACTGACCGCGGTGATCGGCCCGGTGCTTCAAGGCCGGATTAACGCCACGATCGGCCCCCGGAGAAAAAAAATGAAACGCGTCAACCATTTCGTCATTACCGGCCAGGGCGCGCTCGCCCGGAACACGGCCCGCGAACTGCGAAAACGCGGCGAACCGGTTTTGATCGTGATCGAGGATGGGGATACCAGCTTCGGCGACAGCGAGACGATCGTCGGCGACCCCACCGAACTCGAGACGTTGCGAGACGCAGGATGCGAACACGCGCGGGCAATTCTCGCACTATCCGATGACGATTCCGATAACGCGTTCGTCATTCTCGCCGCTCGGGAACTGGGCACCGATGCAAAGAAGGTCGCCGCCGTCAGCACCCGAAAAAATCTGGAGCGCGTCCGGCGCGTCCATCCCGACATGATCCTGGCCGCCCCCGTGTTCGGCAGCGAAGTTCTGGCGATGGCCCTGACCGAGGAAAAAATTGACGGTGACTGGCTCCTCAGCCGCTTTCTGGATGTCCGGCCCGCAACCAATTGA
- the purS gene encoding phosphoribosylformylglycinamidine synthase subunit PurS, whose protein sequence is MKAIVTVRLKPGVLDPQGKAIGHALEGLGFVGIEDVRVGKVIELELSETDEHKARDAAEKMARRLLANTVIEDFVITLR, encoded by the coding sequence GTGAAGGCCATCGTCACCGTTCGGCTGAAACCGGGCGTGCTCGATCCGCAAGGCAAGGCGATCGGCCACGCTCTTGAGGGGCTCGGTTTCGTCGGGATTGAGGATGTCCGGGTCGGGAAAGTCATCGAACTGGAATTATCCGAAACCGACGAACACAAAGCGCGCGACGCCGCCGAAAAAATGGCGCGCCGGCTTCTGGCAAACACCGTGATCGAGGATTTCGTCATCACGCTCCGCTGA
- the purC gene encoding phosphoribosylaminoimidazolesuccinocarboxamide synthase codes for MARRRQLYEGKAKILFEGPEPGTLVQYFKDDATAFNAQKKGIITGKGVLNNRISEFLMQRLSEVGIPTHFIRRLNMREQLIREVEIVPIEVVVRNIAAGSMCARLGITEGTRLPRSIVEYYYKNDALNDPMVAEEHITAFGWASPQDMDDIVHLTLRINDFLTGLFLGVGIMLVDFKIEFGRLWENEDMRIVLADEISPDNCRLWDTKTNEKMDKDRFRRDLGKVEEAYQEVAKRLGILPEAGMRDMKGPELMQ; via the coding sequence ATGGCTCGTCGCCGACAGCTCTACGAGGGCAAAGCAAAAATCCTTTTTGAAGGACCGGAGCCGGGAACGCTCGTCCAGTATTTCAAGGATGATGCCACGGCCTTCAACGCTCAAAAAAAGGGCATCATCACCGGCAAGGGTGTTCTGAACAACCGCATCAGCGAGTTTCTGATGCAGCGCCTGAGCGAAGTCGGTATCCCGACTCATTTCATCAGGCGTCTCAACATGCGCGAGCAACTGATCCGCGAGGTCGAGATCGTCCCGATCGAGGTCGTCGTGCGCAATATCGCGGCGGGCAGCATGTGCGCGCGGCTCGGGATCACCGAAGGAACCCGCCTGCCCCGCAGCATCGTCGAATATTACTACAAAAACGACGCGCTCAACGACCCGATGGTCGCTGAAGAGCATATCACCGCTTTCGGCTGGGCCAGCCCTCAGGACATGGACGACATCGTTCACCTCACCCTGCGGATCAACGATTTCCTGACCGGCCTGTTCCTCGGCGTCGGCATCATGCTGGTCGATTTCAAGATCGAGTTCGGTCGGCTTTGGGAAAACGAAGACATGCGCATTGTCCTGGCCGATGAAATCAGCCCGGATAATTGCCGCCTGTGGGACACCAAGACCAACGAGAAAATGGACAAGGACCGGTTCCGCCGCGACCTCGGCAAGGTCGAGGAGGCCTATCAGGAAGTCGCCAAACGTCTCGGCATCCTCCCTGAAGCCGGAATGCGCGACATGAAGGGGCCGGAGTTGATGCAGTGA
- a CDS encoding F0F1 ATP synthase subunit B family protein, whose translation MEYEALQGVIWTKGTFWVTVAVLIFLAFFGGKIIRAIIGMLDQRSNAIQHALDEAARLRTEAEAMLRDAEARRAAAIEQAKDMLDLAAREAERLAAELLADAQAAARRREKMAQERIAAAEAAAVTEVRNAAVSLAVKVTQTVLAETVDAAHDETLIDQAISDLPRTLRKQAA comes from the coding sequence ATGGAATACGAGGCGTTACAAGGCGTAATCTGGACCAAGGGAACGTTCTGGGTCACCGTCGCGGTCCTGATCTTTCTGGCATTTTTCGGCGGCAAGATCATCCGCGCGATCATCGGCATGCTGGACCAGCGCAGCAACGCCATCCAGCACGCGCTCGATGAAGCCGCGCGCCTCCGTACCGAGGCCGAGGCCATGCTGCGCGATGCCGAGGCCCGACGCGCCGCCGCAATCGAGCAGGCCAAAGACATGCTCGATCTCGCCGCCCGCGAAGCGGAACGCCTCGCCGCCGAGCTGCTCGCAGACGCGCAGGCCGCGGCACGGCGCCGGGAAAAAATGGCGCAGGAGCGGATCGCCGCAGCCGAAGCGGCTGCCGTTACCGAGGTTCGCAACGCTGCCGTATCGCTCGCCGTCAAGGTGACGCAGACCGTCCTTGCCGAAACGGTCGATGCCGCGCACGACGAGACCCTGATCGATCAGGCGATCTCGGACCTTCCCCGCACCCTCCGCAAACAGGCGGCCTGA